The proteins below are encoded in one region of Limnochorda pilosa:
- a CDS encoding glycoside hydrolase family 13 protein yields the protein MEPQDASGSVLFDPSRRADVNLVEGDGQIRLVFRLRLRQPGVTPRVEWRQAGWTTLSMEDVGLLGEWAVFQAVIHVQDPARPVVYRFCLSGPEGERFFGPAGLAPEPEAAGSFQLHPGTQASFPVVAWTRGRVFYQVFPDRFANGDPSNDPPGTTPWGGAVRPDTGSQYFGGDLAGLIDRLDYLQDLGVGGLYLNPIFSAGSSHGYDTVDYLRIDPRLGDLDTFRTLLDEAHRREMRVILDAVFNHTGTGFWAFQDVAERGAASRYKDWYHFHGFPVNVEVPNYEAWWNVPSLPKLRVSNPDVRAYLMGVARYWTRLGIDGWRLDVPNEIREPGFWEEFRLVVKGINPEAYIVGEIWHVEPEWLEGTCFDAVMNYPLGRDALVPFFRGKGGFGARELDRAVQRAVLAYPEQAVTMNFNVVGSHDTARVLTALGGGNLGVEPDPGAVRRLKALMSFLFALPGVPVIYYGDERGMLGEKGEDWDAQRAPMPWDEGAVRAGAEIFDHLRKLVRLRRQHPALVGPVVTRLALDDAQGLYACARGGGGEEVVAVTTREARRVHVVLAGLTGRFRDLVRDESLHAGGQGLNVELDGPETRLIVKES from the coding sequence ATGGAACCTCAGGACGCATCCGGGTCGGTGCTCTTCGACCCGTCCCGTCGAGCCGACGTGAACCTGGTGGAAGGGGATGGGCAGATCCGGCTCGTCTTCCGGCTGCGCCTGCGCCAGCCTGGCGTGACGCCCCGGGTGGAGTGGCGCCAGGCCGGCTGGACCACCCTGTCCATGGAAGACGTGGGTCTCCTGGGCGAGTGGGCCGTCTTCCAGGCCGTGATCCACGTCCAGGACCCGGCCCGTCCCGTCGTCTACCGGTTCTGCCTGTCGGGCCCGGAGGGCGAGCGTTTCTTCGGGCCCGCGGGCCTGGCGCCGGAACCGGAGGCTGCCGGCAGCTTCCAGCTCCACCCGGGGACGCAGGCCTCCTTCCCCGTGGTGGCCTGGACGCGCGGCCGGGTCTTCTACCAGGTCTTTCCCGACCGCTTCGCCAACGGCGACCCTTCCAACGACCCGCCCGGCACCACGCCGTGGGGTGGCGCCGTGCGGCCCGACACGGGGAGCCAGTACTTCGGCGGCGACCTGGCCGGTCTCATCGACCGGCTCGACTACCTGCAGGACCTGGGCGTGGGCGGCCTCTACCTGAACCCCATCTTCTCTGCCGGAAGCTCCCACGGCTACGATACCGTGGACTACCTCCGCATCGACCCGCGCCTGGGCGACCTGGACACCTTCCGCACCCTGCTGGACGAAGCCCACCGGCGGGAGATGCGGGTGATCCTCGACGCGGTCTTCAACCATACCGGCACGGGCTTCTGGGCCTTCCAGGACGTCGCAGAGCGCGGCGCGGCCTCCCGCTACAAGGACTGGTACCACTTCCACGGCTTCCCCGTGAACGTGGAGGTGCCCAACTACGAGGCGTGGTGGAACGTCCCCTCGCTTCCGAAACTGCGGGTCTCCAACCCGGACGTGCGGGCGTACCTGATGGGCGTGGCCCGCTACTGGACCCGCCTGGGGATCGACGGGTGGCGGCTCGACGTACCCAACGAGATCCGTGAGCCCGGCTTCTGGGAGGAGTTCCGCCTGGTGGTGAAGGGCATCAACCCCGAGGCGTACATCGTGGGGGAGATCTGGCACGTGGAGCCCGAATGGCTTGAGGGGACCTGCTTCGATGCGGTGATGAACTACCCTCTGGGGCGGGACGCCCTGGTGCCCTTCTTCCGGGGGAAAGGCGGCTTCGGCGCCCGTGAGCTGGACCGGGCCGTCCAGCGGGCGGTCCTGGCCTATCCGGAGCAGGCGGTGACGATGAACTTCAACGTCGTGGGCTCCCACGATACCGCACGCGTCCTCACCGCGCTCGGGGGAGGCAACCTGGGCGTTGAGCCGGACCCGGGGGCGGTACGGCGCCTGAAGGCGCTCATGAGCTTCCTCTTCGCCCTCCCTGGCGTCCCCGTGATCTACTACGGCGACGAGCGCGGCATGCTGGGCGAGAAGGGCGAGGATTGGGACGCGCAGCGGGCCCCCATGCCCTGGGACGAAGGCGCGGTCCGCGCCGGCGCGGAGATCTTCGACCATCTTCGAAAGCTCGTGCGCCTCCGGCGGCAGCATCCCGCCCTGGTGGGGCCGGTGGTGACCCGGCTCGCCCTGGACGACGCGCAGGGTCTCTACGCGTGCGCCCGGGGCGGCGGGGGGGAGGAGGTCGTGGCGGTCACCACCCGCGAGGCGCGGAGGGTCCACGTGGTCCTCGCCGGCCTGACCGGCCGCTTCCGTGACCTCGTCCGGGACGAGAGCCTCCACGCTGGAGGTCAGGGCCTCAACGTGGAGTTGGATGGGCCCGAGACGCGGCTCATCGTGAAAGAAAGCTGA
- a CDS encoding molybdopterin-dependent oxidoreductase — protein MSLAWNRREFLRRGILTVGAAGLAVSGLGPLARAAAPFPGVGPATRDPNRLVALPGKRPLVQIYDKPPVYETPTAYLIGDELYPLTNRDAYYVRWREALIPEIKPEELRLEVGGDAAVRPRTFTLDELKAFGEVSVAAVGSCKRNASGTLRPMLGGVPWGKGDVSAAKWTGVRVKDVLEAVGVKENAVQVAFKSAGFTIALAAQEYWRIQSVDEMMDPKAILAYRMNDGEIPIWNGAPLRLVNPGEYAPEWVKQVVRIEIRSTPIENRWAGTHAGPDPIRIVSLVTTPQDGERLPSGREVELTGVAYDSGVGIAKVEVSIDGGKSWERASLEPLSPHGRYVWRVWHYRFTPRQRGPLTVFTRATGVEGEVQPFGVQEAHYTSNGRRMNSIVEFAAHLEVV, from the coding sequence ATGTCCCTGGCATGGAACCGGCGGGAGTTCCTCCGGAGGGGGATCCTCACCGTGGGGGCCGCCGGTCTGGCCGTCTCGGGGCTCGGCCCTCTGGCTCGGGCGGCTGCTCCGTTCCCGGGCGTGGGGCCGGCCACCCGGGATCCCAACCGCCTGGTCGCCCTTCCCGGAAAGCGCCCGCTCGTCCAGATCTACGACAAGCCGCCCGTCTACGAGACGCCCACCGCGTACCTGATCGGCGACGAGCTCTACCCCCTCACCAACCGCGACGCGTACTACGTGCGCTGGCGGGAGGCGCTCATCCCCGAGATCAAGCCGGAAGAGCTCCGCCTGGAGGTGGGCGGGGACGCGGCGGTCCGCCCCCGCACCTTCACCCTGGACGAGCTGAAGGCCTTCGGCGAGGTCTCGGTGGCTGCCGTGGGCAGCTGCAAGCGGAACGCGAGCGGCACCCTGCGCCCCATGTTGGGCGGCGTCCCCTGGGGGAAGGGCGACGTCTCCGCGGCCAAGTGGACGGGGGTGCGGGTGAAGGACGTGCTGGAGGCTGTGGGCGTCAAGGAGAACGCCGTCCAGGTGGCCTTCAAGTCCGCGGGCTTCACCATCGCCCTGGCCGCGCAGGAGTACTGGCGCATCCAGTCGGTGGACGAGATGATGGACCCCAAGGCCATCCTTGCCTACCGCATGAACGACGGGGAGATCCCCATCTGGAACGGCGCCCCGCTGCGGCTGGTCAACCCCGGCGAGTACGCCCCTGAGTGGGTGAAGCAGGTGGTGCGGATCGAGATCCGCTCCACCCCCATCGAGAACCGCTGGGCCGGCACCCACGCCGGACCGGACCCCATCCGGATCGTCTCGCTGGTCACCACCCCCCAGGACGGCGAGAGGCTCCCCAGCGGCCGGGAGGTGGAGCTCACCGGTGTGGCCTACGACTCAGGCGTCGGCATCGCGAAGGTGGAGGTCAGCATCGACGGCGGCAAGAGCTGGGAGCGGGCCTCCCTGGAGCCGCTCTCTCCGCACGGCCGCTACGTGTGGCGGGTGTGGCACTACCGCTTCACTCCCAGGCAACGGGGACCGCTCACGGTCTTCACCCGGGCCACGGGCGTCGAGGGTGAGGTACAGCCCTTCGGGGTCCAGGAGGCCCATTACACCAGCAACGGGCGGCGCATGAACTCCATCGTCGAGTTCGCCGCCCACCTGGAGGTGGTGTGA
- a CDS encoding class II fumarate hydratase: protein MSDVRIERDSMGEMEVPAPAYYGASTQRAVLNFPVSGLRFSRSFIRALGLIKLAAAETNMELGQLDRERGEAIVRAAQEVADGKLDAEFVLDIFQTGSGTSTNMNANEVIANRASEILGGERGSRKVHPNDHVNMGQSSNDVIPTAIHLAALEAMERRLLPGLGKLHAGLAEKARAFDDIVKIGRTHLQDATPIRLGQEFSGYASQVEHGIRRVRQAQAELAELALGGTAVGTGINTHPEFARRTIARLAERTGLTLQEAENHFEAQAAKDAAVSASGALKAVAVSLMKIANDIRFLGSGPRCGIGELKIPPVQPGSSIMPGKVNPVIAESVMMVAAQVMGNDLTVTIAAERGNFELNVMMPVLAHNLLESIELLGAAAANFQEKCIAGLEADRQRCESLVEQSLAMVTVLAPRIGYDRAADLAHRAYETGQTIRALCREEKVLPEDELERLLDARSQTEPGRA, encoded by the coding sequence TTGAGCGACGTGCGTATCGAACGGGATTCCATGGGTGAGATGGAGGTTCCTGCGCCGGCCTACTACGGGGCGTCCACCCAGCGGGCCGTGCTGAACTTCCCCGTCAGCGGCCTCCGTTTCTCGCGGTCGTTCATCAGGGCCCTGGGGCTCATCAAGCTGGCCGCTGCCGAGACCAACATGGAGCTGGGGCAGCTGGACCGGGAGCGCGGCGAGGCCATCGTCCGGGCGGCCCAGGAGGTAGCCGACGGCAAGCTCGACGCCGAGTTCGTGCTCGACATCTTCCAGACGGGCTCGGGCACCTCCACCAACATGAACGCGAACGAGGTGATCGCCAACCGGGCCAGCGAGATCCTGGGCGGCGAGCGGGGCAGCCGCAAGGTGCACCCCAACGACCACGTCAACATGGGGCAATCGTCCAACGACGTGATCCCCACCGCCATCCACCTGGCGGCCCTGGAGGCCATGGAGCGCCGCTTGCTGCCCGGCCTGGGGAAGCTCCACGCCGGCCTCGCCGAGAAGGCGCGGGCCTTCGACGACATCGTGAAGATCGGGCGCACCCACCTGCAGGACGCCACGCCCATCCGGCTGGGCCAGGAGTTCAGCGGCTACGCGAGCCAGGTCGAGCACGGCATCCGGCGGGTGCGGCAGGCCCAGGCCGAGCTGGCCGAGCTGGCCCTGGGCGGCACCGCGGTGGGCACCGGCATCAACACCCATCCCGAGTTCGCCCGGCGGACCATCGCCCGCCTGGCGGAGAGGACGGGCCTCACCCTCCAGGAGGCCGAGAACCACTTCGAGGCCCAGGCCGCCAAGGACGCGGCCGTCTCGGCCTCGGGAGCGCTCAAGGCCGTGGCCGTCAGCCTCATGAAGATCGCCAACGACATCCGCTTCCTGGGCTCCGGGCCCCGCTGCGGCATCGGGGAGCTCAAGATCCCGCCCGTGCAGCCGGGCTCCTCCATCATGCCCGGGAAGGTGAACCCCGTCATCGCCGAGTCGGTGATGATGGTGGCGGCGCAGGTGATGGGCAACGACCTGACGGTGACCATCGCCGCCGAGCGGGGGAACTTCGAGCTGAACGTGATGATGCCGGTGCTGGCCCACAACCTGCTGGAGTCCATCGAGCTCCTGGGCGCCGCGGCGGCCAACTTCCAGGAGAAGTGCATCGCCGGCCTGGAGGCCGACCGCCAGCGGTGCGAGAGCCTCGTGGAGCAGAGCCTGGCCATGGTGACGGTGCTCGCACCCCGCATCGGCTACGATCGGGCGGCGGACCTGGCGCACCGGGCGTACGAGACGGGCCAGACCATCCGCGCCCTCTGCCGGGAGGAGAAGGTGCTCCCTGAAGACGAGCTGGAGCGGCTCCTGGATGCCCGCAGCCAGACCGAGCCGGGCCGGGCGTAG
- a CDS encoding PadR family transcriptional regulator, translated as MSIAGDSIHERAPETASPLDRILDRSKLSGSLLLRGLLPYYVLLLLRDGPRYGNQILGAIARETRGRWKPSPGGLYPLLRRLRAAGYIAEEAGEPRGGRLARRYRLTAAGARALEALRDQLKPMLEETIHLLQVHLEQLKRWEEARRGEGGDQGR; from the coding sequence ATGAGTATCGCTGGCGATAGCATCCACGAGAGGGCGCCGGAGACGGCCTCGCCCCTGGACCGAATCCTGGACCGCTCCAAGCTCAGCGGCAGCCTCCTGCTTCGGGGCCTGCTCCCTTACTACGTTCTCCTCTTGCTCCGGGACGGGCCCCGGTACGGAAACCAGATCCTGGGCGCCATCGCGCGGGAGACCCGCGGGCGGTGGAAGCCCTCGCCCGGCGGTCTCTACCCCCTCCTGCGCCGGCTGCGGGCTGCCGGCTACATCGCCGAGGAGGCCGGCGAACCGCGTGGGGGCCGGCTGGCCCGGCGCTATCGCCTCACCGCCGCCGGGGCCCGGGCCCTGGAGGCGTTGCGGGACCAGCTGAAGCCCATGCTGGAGGAGACCATTCACCTGCTCCAGGTCCACCTGGAGCAGCTCAAGCGCTGGGAAGAGGCGCGCCGGGGCGAAGGAGGCGACCAGGGACGGTGA
- a CDS encoding ABC transporter ATP-binding protein yields MIRERGWAVRVEELVKSYGAVRALAGVSLEVPRGVVQAVLGPNGAGKTTLFAILSTLLVPDRGSAEVLGLDPVRQAAAVRRRIAVTFQETVLDPELTGRETLVDHGRLYGLRGRELARRVDEAVEAVQLQDALNRRTGTYSGGMKRRLELARGLLTQPELLILDEPTQGLDPQNRTYFWEQVRALPGQGTTVLLSTHAMEEAEALAHQVAIIDQGRVLTQGTPGELITNLGSEQVIVAGSGEPASLEARLRVLPFVRGTHPNGRGLRVEVDSGARRLAQLAQLAADAGFAVEEMAVRRPTLEEVFLKLTGRSLRD; encoded by the coding sequence GTGATCCGGGAAAGAGGCTGGGCCGTGCGGGTGGAGGAGCTCGTCAAGAGCTACGGGGCGGTGCGAGCCCTGGCGGGCGTATCGCTGGAGGTGCCGAGGGGCGTCGTCCAGGCGGTGCTGGGGCCCAACGGGGCCGGCAAGACCACCCTCTTCGCCATCCTTTCCACCCTGCTCGTCCCTGACCGCGGCAGCGCCGAGGTGCTGGGGCTGGACCCGGTCCGGCAGGCGGCTGCGGTGCGAAGGCGCATCGCCGTCACCTTCCAGGAGACGGTGCTGGACCCCGAGCTGACGGGCCGGGAGACGCTGGTGGACCACGGCCGTCTCTACGGCCTGCGGGGGCGGGAGCTGGCCCGCCGGGTGGACGAGGCGGTGGAGGCGGTCCAGCTTCAAGACGCGCTCAACCGCCGCACGGGAACCTACTCGGGCGGTATGAAGCGCCGTCTGGAGCTGGCCCGGGGGCTCCTAACCCAGCCGGAGCTCCTCATCCTGGACGAGCCCACCCAGGGGTTGGACCCCCAGAACCGGACCTACTTCTGGGAGCAGGTGCGGGCCCTGCCCGGGCAGGGGACCACGGTGCTCCTCTCCACCCACGCCATGGAGGAGGCGGAGGCGCTGGCCCATCAGGTGGCCATCATCGACCAGGGGCGGGTCCTCACCCAGGGAACGCCCGGGGAGCTGATCACGAATCTGGGTTCCGAGCAAGTGATCGTGGCCGGTAGCGGCGAGCCGGCGTCGCTGGAGGCCCGCCTGCGGGTGCTCCCCTTCGTGCGGGGAACGCATCCCAACGGGCGGGGCCTGCGGGTGGAGGTGGATTCAGGTGCCCGCCGCCTGGCCCAGCTCGCCCAGCTCGCGGCGGACGCCGGCTTCGCCGTGGAGGAGATGGCGGTACGGCGCCCCACGCTGGAAGAAGTGTTCCTGAAGCTGACGGGAAGGAGCCTGAGGGACTGA
- a CDS encoding ABC transporter permease yields MPAAATIWARQVRKFTRNGMELFGTVLQPLLWMVLFGAGVQGVMARGVDRPEYLAFMTPGILALTAVMGAVAGGASFLEERLRGIVKEYWVAPIARWSILVGTLAASSTKALIQAGLILVTGLFMGARPVGGPAGWVASLGLLLVFSMGFAGVAAAAAMTARSTGAYHGVIFLLNLPLLFASNALVPLAVLPGWLAWLARLNPVTYLTAAVRALTYGQPSEIPTLAASAVLLLFGGAGVLLALGSFRRLSP; encoded by the coding sequence ATGCCCGCAGCGGCCACCATCTGGGCTCGACAGGTGCGGAAGTTCACGCGGAACGGCATGGAGCTTTTCGGAACCGTGCTCCAGCCCCTGCTCTGGATGGTCCTCTTCGGCGCCGGGGTGCAGGGGGTGATGGCCCGGGGGGTCGACCGGCCGGAGTACCTGGCCTTCATGACGCCGGGCATCCTGGCCCTGACGGCCGTGATGGGCGCCGTGGCCGGCGGGGCCTCCTTCCTGGAGGAGCGGCTCCGGGGCATCGTCAAGGAGTACTGGGTGGCGCCCATCGCCCGCTGGAGCATCCTGGTGGGGACCCTGGCGGCCAGCAGCACCAAGGCGTTGATCCAGGCGGGCCTCATCCTGGTCACGGGCCTGTTCATGGGGGCCCGGCCCGTGGGTGGACCTGCCGGTTGGGTCGCCTCCCTGGGGCTGCTACTGGTTTTCAGCATGGGTTTCGCGGGCGTGGCGGCGGCGGCCGCCATGACGGCCCGCTCCACGGGAGCGTATCACGGCGTCATCTTCCTGCTGAACCTGCCGCTTCTCTTTGCTTCCAACGCGCTGGTGCCGCTGGCCGTGCTTCCGGGGTGGCTCGCCTGGCTGGCCCGCCTCAACCCGGTCACCTACCTGACGGCGGCCGTGCGGGCCCTCACCTACGGGCAGCCCTCCGAGATCCCCACCCTCGCGGCCTCGGCCGTGCTCCTTCTCTTCGGCGGCGCGGGCGTCCTGCTGGCGCTGGGATCCTTCCGGCGGCTCTCGCCCTGA
- a CDS encoding 5-formyltetrahydrofolate cyclo-ligase: MKRVYDPPSPADGQRVLVDRVWPRGLSRERVDALWLQDLAPSADLRRWFGHDPARFPEFEARYREELLLGDGLSLLRLARMAATGDVTLVYGARDTRHNQAQVLARVVEEFLAPPPKAELRHRFQAWRDGLAGDEVRRRSQAVRAAVVATEAYHDAGGVLLYLSVGHEVETLTLMRGALSAGKRVFAPRVDRASRRLQIGEVRDPETDLVPGPFQAIPEPRVAQPAPEVAALVDLVLVPGLAFDRFGNRVGYGAGYYDRLLPELGPRVPRVALLFAGQLVPRCPPGPSDQTVSALACEEGLLPLWSPLD; encoded by the coding sequence TTGAAGCGTGTCTACGATCCCCCGTCGCCGGCGGACGGCCAGCGGGTCCTGGTGGACCGGGTGTGGCCCCGGGGCTTGAGCCGGGAGCGGGTCGACGCCCTCTGGCTCCAAGACTTGGCGCCCTCAGCGGACCTGCGGCGCTGGTTCGGTCACGATCCGGCCCGGTTTCCTGAGTTCGAGGCCCGTTACCGCGAGGAGCTCCTGCTGGGGGACGGCCTCTCGCTGCTCCGCCTGGCACGCATGGCGGCTACAGGCGACGTGACCCTCGTTTACGGCGCCCGCGACACCCGCCACAACCAGGCCCAGGTGCTGGCCCGGGTGGTGGAGGAGTTCCTGGCGCCCCCGCCCAAGGCCGAGCTCCGGCACCGGTTTCAGGCGTGGCGCGACGGGCTCGCGGGCGACGAGGTGCGGCGCCGCAGCCAGGCGGTGCGCGCGGCGGTGGTGGCTACCGAGGCCTACCACGACGCCGGGGGCGTGCTGCTTTACCTCTCGGTGGGCCACGAGGTGGAGACCCTGACCCTGATGCGGGGGGCGCTGTCCGCGGGCAAGCGGGTCTTCGCCCCGCGGGTGGACCGCGCGAGCCGGCGCCTCCAGATCGGCGAGGTCCGGGACCCCGAGACGGACCTGGTGCCCGGCCCCTTCCAGGCCATCCCCGAACCCCGGGTCGCCCAGCCGGCCCCGGAGGTCGCCGCGCTGGTCGATCTGGTGCTCGTGCCCGGCCTCGCCTTCGACCGCTTCGGCAACCGGGTGGGGTACGGGGCCGGCTACTACGACCGCCTCCTCCCGGAGCTCGGCCCCCGGGTTCCCCGGGTTGCCCTCCTCTTCGCAGGGCAGTTGGTTCCCCGCTGCCCCCCGGGCCCTTCGGACCAGACCGTGAGCGCCCTCGCGTGCGAGGAGGGGCTGCTCCCCCTTTGGTCGCCCCTGGACTGA
- a CDS encoding L-lactate dehydrogenase: MRERWDSVKIGVVGSGLVGSTFAYTAVLRRLAREIVLVDVNAEKAEGDAMDIRHAQAFARPVRVRSGSYDDLEGSDLVVLAAGAAQRPGESRLDLLRRNVEIFHQVVPAAARAAPEAILLVATNPVDVLTLAARRFSGFDARRVFGSGTLLDTARFRVRLGEVLQVDPRSIHAYIIGEHGDSELAVWSRATVAGIPVAEAARTGPPEARRLADPAFREALVEEVRRAAYEIIRRKGATYYAIAAALARVVEAVVHNEASVLALSVQAEGYRGAEGLCIGVPAVVDRSGVERVIVLPLDPAEQAGFQRSAEVLRQAAGEAGLL, encoded by the coding sequence GTGCGCGAGCGATGGGATTCGGTCAAGATCGGTGTGGTCGGCTCGGGGCTGGTGGGTTCCACCTTCGCCTACACGGCGGTGCTCCGCCGCCTGGCCCGTGAGATCGTGCTGGTGGACGTGAATGCGGAGAAGGCGGAGGGGGATGCCATGGACATCCGCCACGCCCAGGCCTTCGCCCGCCCGGTCCGGGTCCGGTCGGGCTCCTACGACGACCTGGAGGGAAGCGACCTGGTGGTGCTCGCGGCCGGGGCCGCCCAGCGGCCGGGCGAGTCGCGCCTGGACCTGCTGCGCCGGAATGTGGAGATCTTCCACCAGGTGGTGCCCGCAGCGGCCCGGGCGGCGCCGGAGGCGATCCTGCTGGTGGCGACCAACCCGGTGGACGTCCTCACCCTCGCGGCCCGGCGGTTCTCGGGCTTCGACGCCCGCCGGGTCTTCGGGTCGGGCACCTTGCTCGACACGGCCCGCTTCCGGGTCCGCCTGGGGGAGGTGCTGCAGGTGGACCCCCGCAGCATCCACGCGTACATCATCGGCGAGCACGGCGACTCGGAGCTGGCGGTCTGGAGCCGCGCCACCGTGGCGGGGATCCCCGTGGCCGAGGCGGCCCGGACGGGGCCCCCCGAGGCCCGCCGCCTGGCGGACCCGGCCTTCCGCGAGGCGCTGGTGGAGGAGGTGCGCCGGGCCGCCTACGAGATCATCCGCCGCAAAGGCGCGACGTACTACGCGATCGCCGCGGCCTTGGCCCGCGTCGTGGAGGCGGTGGTCCACAACGAGGCGTCGGTCCTGGCCCTGTCGGTCCAGGCCGAGGGCTATCGGGGCGCCGAGGGTCTCTGCATCGGGGTGCCGGCGGTGGTGGACCGGTCCGGCGTGGAGCGGGTGATCGTGCTCCCCCTGGACCCCGCCGAGCAAGCCGGCTTCCAGCGCTCGGCGGAGGTGCTTCGCCAGGCAGCGGGAGAGGCCGGCCTCCTCTAG
- a CDS encoding TlpA family protein disulfide reductase → MARPQRIMLTVVFLGILGWIGLTVATGVGVRDALPERGYRVPEFTLVDLDGRPLTPDGLLGRPWLLHFWATWCSSCQKEMPDLAAFAREHPEVTVLSVSVGEKEQTVVDYVAEHPVASPVALDPNQDLYGRFAARGLPTTLWIDSRGVIRQVVTGPMTRSQMDALLATVR, encoded by the coding sequence GTGGCGCGCCCGCAGCGGATCATGCTCACCGTGGTCTTCCTGGGCATCCTAGGCTGGATCGGGCTCACGGTGGCTACGGGCGTGGGCGTGCGCGATGCGCTCCCCGAGCGCGGGTACCGGGTACCGGAGTTCACCCTGGTGGACCTGGACGGCCGGCCCTTGACGCCCGACGGGCTCCTGGGGCGACCCTGGCTGCTCCACTTCTGGGCCACCTGGTGCTCCTCGTGCCAGAAAGAGATGCCCGACCTCGCGGCCTTTGCCCGGGAGCACCCGGAGGTGACGGTGCTCTCGGTCTCGGTGGGGGAGAAGGAGCAGACCGTGGTGGACTACGTCGCGGAGCACCCGGTGGCCAGCCCCGTCGCCCTGGACCCGAACCAGGACCTCTACGGCCGCTTTGCCGCCCGGGGCCTGCCCACCACCCTCTGGATCGACAGCCGGGGTGTGATCCGCCAGGTGGTGACGGGGCCCATGACCCGCTCCCAGATGGACGCTCTGCTCGCGACCGTCCGCTGA
- a CDS encoding class II aldolase/adducin family protein: MSIPTDSGQAEAFRTWFSQGLARLLARDGYQEAAAAEPNLQLVLHFVDPKRPRPYRRQAQATFVAVIAESEAPVRDALREAYRVLIGSLGNLMLYVGPVGNGSPGPMGPGRPLEVHFITLEQGHYVEPYEPGREEEFFQRVYYRLKPLACSTLVINNEFVADLEEELWNGDELTEEIGRAGKRLDEMGLLPAPFPLDEVLDERDRRHLNKLFGLGGLSYSNFSARKDATRFWMSASGVDKSRMREIGRDILMVKGYDPGRNVMELSVPPGVAPRRVSVDAIEHWMIYREHPQVGAILHAHAWIEGAEATPFNYPCGTLEMAQAVAEKVRQAPDPGKTVVGLKNHGLTITGQSLDEILERVGDRLVSQVPMS; the protein is encoded by the coding sequence ATCTCCATTCCGACCGATTCAGGCCAGGCGGAGGCCTTTCGGACCTGGTTCAGCCAGGGCCTGGCCCGCCTCCTTGCCCGCGACGGCTACCAGGAGGCGGCGGCGGCGGAACCCAACCTGCAGCTGGTCCTTCACTTCGTGGATCCGAAGCGGCCCCGGCCCTACCGTCGCCAGGCCCAGGCCACCTTCGTGGCGGTCATCGCCGAGAGCGAGGCGCCGGTGCGTGATGCCCTCCGCGAGGCGTACCGGGTTCTGATCGGAAGCCTGGGCAATCTGATGCTCTACGTGGGGCCGGTCGGCAACGGCAGTCCTGGGCCCATGGGCCCAGGGCGTCCTCTGGAGGTTCACTTCATCACCCTGGAGCAGGGCCACTATGTGGAGCCCTACGAGCCCGGTCGCGAGGAGGAGTTCTTCCAGCGGGTCTACTACCGCCTCAAGCCCTTGGCGTGCTCCACCCTGGTGATCAACAACGAGTTCGTCGCCGACCTGGAGGAAGAGCTCTGGAACGGCGACGAGCTTACCGAAGAGATCGGCCGGGCGGGCAAGCGGCTGGACGAGATGGGTCTCCTTCCGGCGCCCTTCCCCTTGGACGAGGTCCTGGACGAGCGTGACCGCCGCCACCTGAACAAGCTCTTCGGGCTGGGTGGCCTGAGCTACAGCAACTTCAGCGCGCGCAAGGACGCCACCCGGTTCTGGATGAGCGCAAGCGGCGTGGACAAGTCCCGCATGCGCGAGATCGGGCGCGACATCCTGATGGTGAAAGGGTACGATCCCGGCCGGAACGTCATGGAGCTGAGCGTGCCGCCCGGGGTGGCGCCCCGGCGGGTCTCGGTGGATGCCATCGAGCACTGGATGATCTACCGGGAGCACCCGCAGGTGGGGGCGATCCTGCACGCGCACGCGTGGATCGAGGGCGCCGAGGCGACGCCCTTCAACTACCCCTGCGGCACCCTGGAGATGGCCCAGGCGGTGGCCGAGAAGGTCCGCCAGGCCCCCGACCCCGGCAAGACCGTGGTGGGGCTGAAAAACCACGGCCTGACCATCACCGGCCAGAGCCTGGACGAGATCCTGGAGCGGGTGGGGGACCGGCTGGTGAGCCAGGTCCCCATGTCCTGA